In Candidatus Omnitrophota bacterium, a single genomic region encodes these proteins:
- a CDS encoding UvrD-helicase domain-containing protein, with protein MDKVLEGLNKEQIEAVTHKEGPLLIIAGAGTGKTRVITQRIAWLINQGLAKTDEILALTFTDKAAKEMQERVDILMPYGYTDIWISTFHAFGDRILRENALVAGLNPDFKVLAGPEAAVFFREHIFEFTLNYYRPLAEPTRFIEALISFFSRAKDEDISAGEYLKYAQDFLIQAKSNPLDKAAEELAVQQMEVARAYDKYQELLAKEGLVDFGNQFYLSLQLLREHPLILQNYQKQFKYILVDEFQDTNFAQFQIVRLLAGSLKNITVVGDDDQCIYRWRGAAYSNLVNFNKEYPQAEKITLIQNYRSSQPILDSAYQLIQNNNPERFEVKANIDKHLVGLSKEGGRPIYLHFDTHSTEADNVSKIIQDKVSLGKFKYRDFAILVRSNSDAQGFIQSLNMQSIPWQFSGNQGLYAREEVKLCINFLRVIANPSDSLSLYYLVSSEIYKVNLVDLSLCNHFARRRNRSLYSVFGDLEKIPELAQVQDQTKEEVKQVLVEIEKFLQVSRDETTGRLLYAFFTDTGYLKFLTHDPTLEKEAKIQNIAKFFNQVRDFELIAKEDRVISFIKHLNLLIDSGDDPPTVEADLDQDAVNILTIHKAKGLEFRVVFLVSLVQGKFPLRKRGQQIELPDALIKEVLPTGDFHIQEERRLFYVGMTRSKEELYLTSADDYGGKRLRKVSQFVIEALGKLAAQDIEKKKTAAIESIARFAPVKELPKSGLQEIPEDKLVTLSYYQIDDYLTCPLKYKYVNILRVPIMEHHTVIYGRAMHEAVSQYLLRKLNGTKATIDELLDCFEANFDPQGFLDVNHQEERFRIGREALVRFYKDEENRKSLPKFIEKDFSFVIGDNKISGRFDRIDMEHGGAVIMDFKTSEVKIQKDADKRVKENKQLALYGLAYQHIFGVLPVAVKLYFLESGIIGRHELSEDDLEEVREDILKVSAGIRRQNYPAKPEYKACTYCAYNQICPSAVIR; from the coding sequence ATGGATAAAGTTTTAGAAGGATTAAATAAGGAACAGATAGAAGCGGTTACGCATAAAGAGGGGCCGCTGTTAATTATTGCCGGCGCAGGCACAGGTAAAACGCGGGTAATTACTCAGCGCATCGCATGGTTGATTAATCAGGGCCTGGCTAAAACCGATGAAATCCTCGCCCTTACTTTTACCGATAAAGCAGCCAAAGAAATGCAGGAGCGCGTGGATATCTTGATGCCGTATGGTTATACGGATATTTGGATTTCTACATTTCACGCTTTTGGTGACCGCATCCTGCGTGAGAATGCTTTAGTTGCTGGATTAAATCCTGATTTTAAAGTGCTTGCCGGCCCTGAGGCTGCGGTATTTTTCCGTGAACATATTTTTGAGTTTACGCTTAATTATTATCGTCCGTTAGCTGAGCCTACCCGTTTTATCGAAGCATTGATTTCGTTTTTCAGCCGGGCAAAAGATGAGGATATTTCAGCTGGCGAATATTTAAAATACGCGCAGGATTTTTTAATCCAGGCAAAGAGTAATCCGCTAGATAAGGCCGCAGAAGAATTGGCAGTGCAGCAGATGGAGGTGGCTAGAGCCTATGATAAATACCAGGAGCTTTTGGCAAAAGAAGGATTGGTGGATTTTGGTAATCAATTTTATTTAAGTCTGCAGCTATTGCGTGAGCATCCTTTGATTTTACAGAATTACCAGAAGCAATTTAAATATATTCTAGTTGATGAATTTCAGGATACCAACTTTGCGCAGTTTCAGATTGTAAGGCTGCTTGCTGGTTCCTTAAAAAACATTACCGTTGTTGGAGATGATGATCAGTGTATTTATCGGTGGCGCGGGGCAGCCTACAGTAATCTGGTAAATTTTAACAAAGAGTATCCGCAGGCAGAAAAAATTACCTTGATTCAGAATTACCGTTCCAGCCAGCCAATTTTGGATAGCGCTTATCAATTGATTCAAAATAATAATCCGGAACGTTTTGAAGTTAAGGCCAATATTGATAAGCACCTTGTTGGTTTGAGTAAAGAAGGCGGAAGGCCCATTTATTTGCATTTTGATACCCATTCAACGGAAGCTGATAATGTAAGTAAAATTATACAAGATAAGGTAAGTTTAGGTAAGTTTAAGTATAGGGATTTTGCTATTCTTGTACGCTCTAATTCCGATGCTCAAGGCTTTATTCAGTCGTTGAATATGCAGAGTATCCCTTGGCAGTTCAGCGGTAACCAGGGTCTATACGCTCGGGAAGAGGTAAAGCTATGTATTAATTTCTTGCGGGTAATCGCTAATCCTTCGGATTCGTTAAGCTTGTATTATTTGGTGAGTTCTGAGATTTATAAAGTAAATTTAGTCGATTTGTCATTGTGTAATCATTTTGCCCGGCGTAGAAACCGCTCGCTTTATTCTGTGTTTGGCGATTTAGAAAAGATTCCGGAGTTAGCCCAGGTTCAGGATCAGACTAAAGAGGAAGTAAAACAGGTGCTTGTGGAGATTGAAAAATTCCTGCAGGTTTCTCGTGATGAAACAACTGGTAGGTTGCTCTATGCTTTTTTTACTGATACTGGTTATCTTAAATTTTTAACCCATGATCCGACTTTAGAAAAAGAAGCCAAAATTCAGAACATCGCTAAATTTTTTAACCAGGTGCGCGATTTTGAACTAATTGCTAAAGAGGACAGAGTAATTAGTTTTATCAAACATCTGAATCTGTTGATTGATTCCGGAGATGACCCACCGACAGTAGAAGCAGACTTGGATCAGGATGCGGTGAATATCCTGACTATTCATAAAGCCAAAGGCCTGGAGTTTAGGGTTGTTTTTTTAGTTAGTTTGGTACAGGGAAAATTTCCGCTTCGTAAACGCGGCCAGCAGATCGAATTACCAGATGCTTTGATTAAAGAAGTCCTGCCTACTGGAGATTTTCATATTCAGGAGGAGCGCCGGCTTTTTTATGTAGGAATGACCCGCTCTAAAGAAGAGTTGTATCTGACTAGCGCTGATGATTATGGCGGCAAGCGCCTTCGTAAGGTGAGTCAATTTGTGATTGAGGCTTTAGGTAAACTTGCCGCGCAGGATATTGAGAAAAAGAAAACTGCGGCCATTGAAAGTATTGCGCGTTTTGCTCCAGTTAAGGAGTTACCTAAATCAGGCCTGCAAGAGATCCCTGAAGATAAGTTAGTTACTCTAAGTTATTATCAGATTGATGATTATTTAACTTGTCCTCTGAAATATAAATATGTAAATATTCTGCGCGTGCCAATTATGGAGCATCACACGGTTATTTACGGCCGGGCGATGCATGAGGCGGTAAGCCAATATTTATTACGGAAGCTCAATGGTACTAAGGCGACCATAGATGAGCTTTTAGATTGTTTTGAAGCTAATTTCGACCCCCAAGGGTTTTTAGATGTTAATCATCAAGAGGAACGTTTTCGCATTGGCAGAGAAGCTTTAGTCAGATTTTATAAAGATGAAGAAAACCGTAAATCTCTCCCCAAATTTATTGAAAAAGATTTTTCTTTTGTGATTGGGGATAATAAAATCAGTGGTAGGTTTGACCGTATCGATATGGAACATGGTGGCGCGGTGATTATGGATTTTAAGACCTCGGAAGTTAAAATACAGAAAGATGCTGATAAACGTGTCAAGGAAAACAAGCAGCTGGCGCTTTATGGTTTGGCGTATCAGCATATATTCGGAGTTTTACCTGTTGCGGTAAAATTATACTTTTTAGAGTCTGGAATTATCGGCCGGCATGAGCTAAGTGAAGATGATTTAGAAGAGGTAAGAGAAGATATTTTGAAAGTTTCCGCGGGTATCAGGCGTCAGAATTATCCGGCTAAACCGGAATATAAAGCCTGCACTTACTGCGCTTACAACCAAATCTGCCCATCTGCGGTAATTCGCTAG
- a CDS encoding DUF362 domain-containing protein: MKSKVYLVSLGNSEKVQVVGDKLKRLLEGSRVLDFIQLNNRVAVKMHFGEEGNTGFVKPEYLRIICDKITALKAAAFISDTNTLYRGRRTNSVDHLALAREHGFTLQATGAEIIVPDDTEKKNVVEVPINQKFIKSAKVARLFVDADALVGVSHFKGHIMTGFGGALKNIGMGCAAREGKLQQHSEVSPVVYQDKCTGCGECEKACPVGAITIQNNKSVIDGAKCIGCATCIAVCPSLAIDVPWGSGAATIQEKMIEYAAAVLKNKKGKLGFLNFAIKITKECDCLAKDDPRIVPDIGILASFDPVSIDQAAFDLVNQYCGKDIFNELHPQREGTKQLKYAQRLGLGNLDYELIEL, encoded by the coding sequence ATGAAAAGCAAAGTATATTTAGTTAGCCTTGGGAATTCAGAAAAGGTTCAGGTGGTTGGTGATAAGCTTAAACGATTACTTGAGGGAAGCCGCGTTTTGGATTTTATCCAGCTGAATAATAGAGTTGCGGTGAAGATGCATTTCGGCGAAGAGGGCAATACCGGATTCGTAAAGCCGGAATACTTACGCATAATTTGCGATAAAATAACTGCTTTGAAAGCAGCAGCATTCATATCCGATACCAATACGCTTTACCGCGGCAGACGCACTAATTCTGTCGACCATTTAGCCCTTGCCCGTGAACATGGTTTTACCCTTCAGGCAACGGGAGCAGAAATAATAGTGCCGGATGATACTGAAAAAAAGAATGTCGTTGAGGTACCTATCAACCAGAAATTTATTAAATCGGCTAAAGTGGCGCGGCTCTTTGTGGATGCTGATGCCCTTGTGGGAGTCAGCCATTTTAAGGGCCATATTATGACTGGTTTCGGAGGAGCGCTAAAAAATATTGGAATGGGTTGCGCGGCGCGCGAAGGCAAGCTGCAGCAGCATTCTGAAGTTTCACCGGTTGTGTATCAGGATAAATGCACGGGTTGTGGTGAGTGTGAGAAAGCCTGCCCGGTAGGAGCGATTACGATTCAAAATAATAAATCGGTTATTGATGGCGCAAAATGTATCGGTTGCGCAACTTGTATTGCGGTTTGCCCGAGTTTAGCGATAGATGTCCCTTGGGGATCGGGCGCGGCCACTATTCAGGAAAAAATGATTGAATACGCTGCGGCAGTGTTAAAAAACAAAAAAGGAAAATTAGGATTTTTAAATTTTGCGATTAAAATTACCAAGGAATGTGATTGCCTTGCCAAGGATGATCCCCGGATTGTTCCTGATATCGGGATATTAGCATCGTTTGATCCGGTAAGTATTGATCAAGCCGCTTTTGATTTGGTGAATCAGTATTGCGGCAAAGATATTTTTAATGAACTTCATCCTCAGCGCGAAGGTACTAAGCAGCTTAAATACGCCCAAAGATTAGGCCTGGGGAATTTAGATTACGAGTTGATTGAGTTATAA